Proteins from a genomic interval of Hydrogenophaga sp. PAMC20947:
- a CDS encoding biotin synthase: MTTAQISSENAVPGLDPTAAERWAQFSPSTSPWLHEEIARRMVDRLQWFKALPTSWLHWEPVRGGLEAHQRLREVLPVAECLIHAQDAALAQRATREPAQRSWNPARWRRASQPAAAEPDRQVAMVWANMALHHVAQPMGLLKQWHQSVDTHGFLMFSCLGPDSLRELRDVFAAEGWPAPSHSFTDMHDWGDMLVACGFAEPVMDMERITLSYSTPMAMLDELRGLGRNLNVSRFQGLRSRAWRDALCAAIEQRGARGEDGRLILTFEVVYGHAYKPVPRVPLGPNQTVSMDDMRAMLQAGRR; this comes from the coding sequence GTGACAACTGCCCAAATTTCATCTGAGAATGCTGTTCCTGGTCTGGACCCAACCGCCGCTGAGAGGTGGGCGCAGTTCTCGCCCTCGACCTCGCCCTGGTTGCATGAAGAAATCGCGCGCCGCATGGTGGACCGCTTGCAGTGGTTCAAGGCCTTGCCGACGAGTTGGTTGCACTGGGAGCCGGTACGGGGCGGCCTGGAGGCGCACCAGCGCTTGCGCGAAGTGCTGCCAGTAGCCGAGTGCCTGATCCATGCGCAAGACGCTGCGCTGGCCCAGCGGGCCACGCGTGAGCCTGCCCAGCGGTCCTGGAATCCGGCCCGGTGGCGCAGGGCCAGTCAACCGGCCGCCGCCGAGCCCGACCGGCAGGTGGCCATGGTCTGGGCCAATATGGCGCTGCACCATGTAGCCCAACCCATGGGCCTCCTGAAGCAATGGCATCAAAGCGTGGACACCCATGGGTTTCTCATGTTTTCCTGCTTGGGGCCTGATTCGTTGCGCGAGTTGCGCGATGTGTTTGCTGCCGAAGGCTGGCCCGCGCCGTCTCATTCCTTCACCGATATGCACGATTGGGGCGACATGCTGGTGGCTTGTGGGTTCGCCGAGCCCGTGATGGACATGGAACGCATCACCCTGTCTTACAGCACACCGATGGCGATGCTGGACGAGTTGCGCGGTCTGGGGCGCAACCTCAACGTTTCGCGTTTTCAGGGCTTGCGCTCCAGGGCTTGGCGCGATGCCTTGTGTGCGGCCATTGAGCAACGGGGAGCCCGCGGCGAAGATGGGCGCCTTATTCTGACGTTTGAAGTGGTCTACGGCCACGCTTACAAGCCGGTGCCGCGGGTACCACTGGGTCCCAACCAAACCGTCTCGATGGACGACATGCGCGCCATGCTGCAGGCGGGGCGCCGCTGA
- a CDS encoding DUF2244 domain-containing protein, translating to MDSRNIPRLGTESGDGVHWLLRPNCSVSPVQLGWVFGWLSLVSLAVAGFFWSMGATLVLPFTALELVAVATAFLVYARHATDRESIRLAGGWLVVEQELAGKIRRCEFSSFAVQIEPRLGRGGLIEVRGGGEAVQVGRFLRADQRPALANEIRRALQRF from the coding sequence ATGGACAGTCGAAACATCCCCCGTCTGGGCACCGAGTCTGGCGATGGCGTTCACTGGTTGTTGCGTCCGAACTGCTCGGTGTCGCCAGTTCAGCTGGGCTGGGTCTTTGGATGGCTCAGTCTGGTGTCGTTGGCGGTGGCTGGTTTTTTCTGGTCCATGGGCGCCACTTTGGTGCTGCCCTTCACGGCGTTGGAGCTGGTGGCGGTGGCCACGGCGTTTCTGGTGTATGCCCGTCACGCGACCGACCGTGAGAGCATCCGCCTGGCGGGTGGGTGGCTGGTGGTGGAGCAAGAACTGGCGGGCAAGATCCGCCGGTGCGAGTTTTCCAGCTTCGCGGTCCAGATTGAACCCCGCCTGGGCAGGGGCGGTCTGATCGAGGTGCGTGGAGGGGGTGAGGCGGTGCAGGTGGGGCGTTTCCTGCGGGCGGATCAGAGGCCGGCTTTGGCCAACGAGATTCGCCGTGCACTGCAACGGTTTTGA
- the coxB gene encoding cytochrome c oxidase subunit II gives MGDSLRNRLAQLRHVASVLTLGAGVWVSQAAHAVNDLPGGPAVNQLNFAPAATKIAEEQHWLHWFMMIICTVIFVLVFGVMFYSIIKHRKSVGHKAQELSEPIWVELGWTIVPLLIVIGMALPATKVLVAQKDTTNSDLTIKATGMQWKWGYDYITGEGQGIGFLSTLDPAQREMSNSGNPPPTDDYLLKVDNPLVVPVGKKVRIITTATDVIHAFMVPAFGIKQDAIPGFVRDTWFRAEKTGTFYGQCAELCGKEHAYMPIQVKVVSAEEYTAWVAEKQKAMAAAADDPSKVWELAALVKRGESVYAANCVACHQANGKGAGPIFPLDASPIVLDSDINKQIDVILHGRNNGTMPAWNALSDTEIAAVITYTKNSWSNKTEQIVQPADVVAARK, from the coding sequence ATGGGTGATTCCCTGCGAAACCGGCTGGCTCAGCTGCGTCACGTGGCCTCGGTGCTGACCTTGGGTGCGGGTGTTTGGGTGAGTCAGGCGGCCCATGCCGTGAACGACTTGCCTGGTGGCCCGGCCGTCAATCAGCTCAATTTTGCGCCTGCGGCCACCAAGATCGCAGAAGAGCAGCACTGGCTGCACTGGTTCATGATGATTATCTGCACGGTGATCTTTGTGCTGGTTTTTGGCGTGATGTTCTATTCCATCATCAAGCACCGCAAGTCGGTGGGACACAAGGCGCAGGAGTTGTCTGAACCGATCTGGGTGGAGTTGGGCTGGACCATCGTTCCCCTGCTGATCGTGATCGGCATGGCTTTGCCCGCCACCAAAGTGCTGGTGGCCCAGAAAGACACCACCAACAGCGACCTGACCATCAAGGCAACGGGTATGCAGTGGAAGTGGGGCTACGACTACATCACGGGTGAAGGTCAAGGCATTGGCTTCCTCTCCACGCTGGATCCGGCGCAGCGCGAAATGTCCAACAGTGGCAACCCACCCCCTACCGATGACTACCTGCTCAAGGTGGACAACCCGCTGGTGGTGCCTGTGGGCAAAAAGGTCCGCATCATCACCACGGCCACCGACGTGATCCACGCGTTCATGGTGCCCGCCTTCGGTATCAAGCAAGATGCGATCCCCGGCTTTGTGCGCGATACCTGGTTCCGCGCCGAGAAAACCGGTACCTTTTACGGACAGTGTGCTGAGCTGTGCGGCAAAGAACATGCCTACATGCCCATCCAGGTCAAGGTGGTCAGTGCTGAGGAATACACCGCCTGGGTGGCCGAAAAGCAAAAGGCCATGGCTGCGGCCGCTGACGATCCATCCAAAGTCTGGGAGCTCGCCGCTCTGGTCAAGCGTGGTGAGTCCGTCTATGCTGCCAACTGTGTGGCCTGTCACCAGGCCAACGGCAAAGGCGCAGGCCCTATCTTTCCATTGGACGCTTCGCCGATCGTGCTGGATTCCGACATAAACAAGCAAATTGACGTGATCCTCCACGGGCGCAACAACGGCACCATGCCTGCGTGGAACGCGCTGTCTGACACGGAAATTGCGGCGGTCATCACGTACACCAAAAACAGCTGGTCGAACAAGACCGAGCAAATTGTGCAGCCCGCCGACGTGGTGGCTGCCCGCAAGTGA
- the ctaD gene encoding cytochrome c oxidase subunit I, with amino-acid sequence MSAVLDPHDAHAHDHDHDHHAPTGWRRWVYATNHKDIGTLYLLFSFTMLMVGGVLALMIRAELFQPGLQLVNPGLFNQLTTMHGMIMVFGAIMPAFVGFANWMIPLQIGASDMAFARMNNFSFWLMIPAALMLVSTFFMAGGAPAAGWTLYAPLTLQMGPSMDVGIFALHILGASSIMGSINIIVTILNMRAPGMTLMKMPMFCWTWLITAYLLIAVMPVLAGAITMTLTDRHFGTSFFNPAGGGDPVMYQHIFWFFGHPEVYIMILPAFGIVSQVIPAFSRKKLFGYASMVYATGSIAILSFVVWAHHMFTTGMPVTGQLFFMYSTMLIAVPTGVKVFNWIATMWKGSLTFETPMLWAVGFIFVFAIGGFSGLILAVAPIDINFQDTYYVVAHFHYVLVAGSLFAMFAGIYYWLPKWTGVMYSEFRGKLHFWWSMISFNVTFFPMHFLGLAGMPRRYADYPMQFADFNAIASVGSFFFGFAQVYFFVAVIIPAMRGKGEKAVQKPWEGAEGLEWEVPSPAPFHTFENPPKLDATATKVIG; translated from the coding sequence ATGAGTGCAGTACTTGATCCCCATGACGCTCACGCGCACGACCACGACCACGACCACCATGCCCCGACGGGCTGGCGCCGCTGGGTCTACGCCACCAACCACAAGGACATCGGTACCCTGTACCTGCTGTTTTCTTTCACGATGCTCATGGTGGGCGGCGTACTGGCGTTGATGATCCGCGCCGAGCTGTTCCAGCCCGGCCTGCAGCTGGTCAACCCCGGTCTGTTCAACCAGCTCACGACCATGCACGGGATGATCATGGTGTTTGGCGCCATCATGCCGGCCTTCGTGGGCTTTGCGAACTGGATGATTCCGCTGCAGATCGGGGCCTCTGACATGGCGTTTGCCCGCATGAACAACTTCAGCTTCTGGCTGATGATTCCTGCCGCGCTGATGCTGGTGTCTACATTCTTCATGGCCGGTGGTGCCCCTGCGGCCGGCTGGACGCTGTACGCACCGTTGACCCTGCAGATGGGTCCGTCCATGGATGTCGGTATTTTTGCCTTGCACATCCTGGGTGCCAGTTCGATCATGGGTTCGATCAACATCATCGTGACCATCCTGAACATGCGCGCCCCTGGCATGACGCTGATGAAGATGCCCATGTTCTGCTGGACCTGGCTCATCACCGCCTATCTGCTGATCGCCGTGATGCCCGTGCTGGCCGGCGCCATCACCATGACGCTGACCGATCGCCACTTTGGCACCAGCTTCTTCAACCCCGCCGGCGGCGGTGACCCGGTGATGTACCAGCACATCTTCTGGTTCTTCGGCCACCCCGAGGTCTACATCATGATCTTGCCGGCCTTCGGTATCGTGAGCCAGGTGATTCCGGCGTTCTCGCGCAAGAAGCTGTTTGGTTACGCCTCCATGGTGTACGCCACCGGTTCCATCGCCATCCTGTCGTTTGTCGTGTGGGCTCACCACATGTTCACCACCGGCATGCCGGTGACGGGTCAGCTGTTCTTCATGTACTCCACCATGTTGATCGCCGTGCCCACGGGTGTGAAAGTGTTCAACTGGATCGCGACCATGTGGAAGGGCTCGTTGACGTTCGAGACGCCCATGTTGTGGGCTGTGGGCTTCATCTTCGTGTTTGCGATCGGGGGCTTCTCGGGTCTCATCCTCGCCGTCGCGCCGATCGACATCAACTTCCAGGACACCTACTACGTGGTGGCCCACTTCCACTACGTGTTGGTCGCCGGTTCGTTGTTCGCCATGTTTGCGGGCATCTACTATTGGTTGCCCAAGTGGACGGGTGTGATGTACAGCGAATTCCGCGGCAAGCTGCACTTCTGGTGGTCGATGATCTCTTTCAACGTCACCTTCTTCCCCATGCACTTCCTGGGTCTGGCCGGCATGCCCCGTCGTTACGCCGACTACCCCATGCAGTTCGCTGATTTCAACGCCATCGCTTCCGTCGGCAGCTTCTTCTTCGGTTTCGCCCAGGTGTACTTCTTCGTTGCCGTGATCATCCCCGCCATGCGTGGCAAAGGTGAAAAGGCCGTGCAGAAACCTTGGGAAGGTGCAGAGGGCCTGGAGTGGGAAGTTCCTTCACCAGCGCCTTTCCACACCTTCGAAAACCCGCCCAAGCTGGACGCTACCGCGACCAAAGTGATTGGCTGA
- a CDS encoding cytochrome oxidase small assembly protein, with protein sequence MKSEQKKNNLRLALVLASVAFVFFAGFVGKLILIGG encoded by the coding sequence ATGAAGTCTGAACAGAAAAAGAACAATCTGCGCCTGGCACTTGTGCTGGCGTCGGTGGCCTTCGTCTTCTTTGCCGGTTTTGTGGGCAAGCTGATTTTGATTGGCGGCTGA
- a CDS encoding cytochrome c oxidase assembly protein, whose translation MALKSENLKMVGKLGVITLGMFAFGYALVPIYRAICEATGINVLAVVERQVPGTSSQLPANSQVDLSRSITVEFDVNSRGPWHFKPAVRSLQVHPGELTTVLYEFQNVQNRTMSAQAIPSYAPKQAAAHFNKLECFCFNQYTLAPGEKKEWPVAFVIDPKLSKDVTTITLSYTFFEVGGKVPQAPEDVASQVLAPAVPPKVAGAV comes from the coding sequence ATGGCACTGAAAAGCGAAAATCTGAAGATGGTTGGCAAGCTGGGCGTGATCACGCTGGGCATGTTCGCCTTCGGCTATGCGCTGGTGCCCATTTACCGGGCCATTTGCGAAGCCACAGGCATCAATGTGCTGGCGGTGGTGGAGCGCCAGGTGCCGGGTACCAGTTCCCAGCTGCCAGCCAACTCCCAGGTGGACCTCTCTCGCTCCATCACGGTGGAGTTCGATGTGAATTCCCGTGGACCCTGGCATTTCAAACCGGCGGTGCGCAGCCTGCAGGTGCATCCCGGTGAACTGACCACGGTGCTCTACGAGTTTCAAAACGTTCAGAACCGGACCATGTCCGCTCAGGCGATACCGAGCTACGCACCCAAACAGGCGGCCGCACACTTCAACAAACTGGAGTGTTTCTGCTTCAACCAGTACACCCTGGCGCCGGGCGAGAAGAAGGAGTGGCCGGTCGCTTTTGTGATCGACCCCAAACTGTCCAAAGATGTGACCACGATCACGCTGTCCTACACCTTCTTTGAGGTGGGCGGCAAGGTGCCGCAGGCACCTGAAGATGTGGCCTCACAGGTGCTTGCGCCGGCGGTGCCGCCGAAAGTGGCGGGCGCGGTGTGA
- a CDS encoding DUF2970 domain-containing protein — protein sequence MSNKPLHKRKGSLLGTVKAVLWGFLGVRRNADYQDDIAKLNPIHLVVVGLIMALVFVFSLILIVRWVVS from the coding sequence GTGAGCAATAAACCACTGCACAAACGCAAGGGCTCGCTGCTGGGCACCGTGAAGGCGGTTCTCTGGGGTTTCCTGGGCGTGCGGCGCAATGCCGACTACCAGGACGACATTGCCAAGCTCAACCCGATACACCTGGTGGTGGTTGGGCTGATCATGGCGTTGGTATTTGTTTTTTCATTGATTTTGATTGTCAGGTGGGTGGTGTCCTGA
- a CDS encoding cytochrome c oxidase subunit 3, whose translation MSATTHGATPYYFVPGPSRHPVMSAIGLFFVILGASRWVNGEAWGAYSLAFGMAFWLIVLFQWFSESVGESESGRYGHKIDLSYRWSMSWFIFSEVMFFGAFFTALWWARIHSVPALGSIENALIWPNFTAVWPSLQAGATAAPAGMVEPFQTMGPFWLPTINTALLLTSGVTLTIAHHALQASNRGKTIAFMWMTVILGIVFLFVQGYEYYHAYNEYNLKMSSGVFGSTFFMLTGFHGFHVFVGMLMLLFITLRLQKGHFTAKRHFGFEGAAWYWHFVDVVWLGLYILVYWL comes from the coding sequence ATGTCAGCAACCACACACGGCGCCACGCCCTACTACTTCGTCCCCGGGCCTTCGCGCCATCCGGTGATGTCGGCCATCGGGCTGTTTTTCGTCATTCTGGGCGCCAGCCGATGGGTCAACGGAGAGGCTTGGGGTGCTTATTCGCTGGCGTTTGGCATGGCGTTCTGGTTGATTGTGTTGTTCCAGTGGTTCAGCGAGTCGGTCGGCGAGAGCGAGAGCGGTCGTTATGGCCACAAGATCGACTTGTCTTACCGCTGGAGCATGAGCTGGTTCATTTTCTCGGAAGTGATGTTTTTCGGCGCCTTTTTCACCGCGCTGTGGTGGGCACGTATCCACTCCGTGCCGGCCTTGGGCAGCATTGAAAATGCACTGATCTGGCCCAACTTCACGGCGGTCTGGCCCAGCCTTCAGGCGGGTGCCACCGCTGCGCCCGCCGGCATGGTTGAGCCCTTCCAGACCATGGGCCCGTTCTGGCTGCCCACGATCAACACGGCGCTGCTGCTGACTTCAGGTGTCACGCTGACCATTGCCCACCACGCCCTGCAGGCCAGTAACCGGGGCAAGACCATCGCCTTCATGTGGATGACGGTGATTCTGGGTATCGTGTTCCTGTTTGTGCAGGGCTACGAGTATTACCACGCGTACAACGAGTACAACCTGAAGATGAGCTCAGGCGTCTTTGGTTCGACCTTCTTCATGTTGACCGGCTTCCACGGTTTCCACGTGTTTGTCGGCATGTTGATGCTGCTGTTCATCACCCTGCGCCTGCAGAAAGGCCATTTCACGGCCAAGCGCCATTTCGGCTTCGAAGGAGCGGCCTGGTACTGGCACTTTGTGGACGTGGTCTGGCTGGGTCTTTACATCCTCGTTTACTGGCTTTAA
- a CDS encoding twin transmembrane helix small protein, translating to MTYLVIVAFVAIIGSLVVALVAMMRGGVSDPADEDATTPPRKNHMARALAFRVGFSILLFVAVLISYKMGWIQPTGLPLGR from the coding sequence ATGACATACCTTGTGATTGTGGCGTTTGTGGCCATCATTGGCAGTTTGGTTGTTGCCTTGGTGGCAATGATGCGCGGAGGCGTCAGCGACCCGGCCGACGAAGATGCAACCACGCCCCCCCGGAAAAACCACATGGCCCGGGCCTTGGCCTTCCGCGTGGGCTTCTCCATTTTGTTGTTTGTGGCGGTGCTCATCAGCTACAAGATGGGCTGGATACAACCCACGGGTTTACCGCTGGGCCGTTGA
- a CDS encoding SURF1 family protein: MAGLIPRSWVIALATVITMAVTGSLGTWQLSRAAEKQALEDLIEARASLPAWDEQTLTQTQDLNAGLHRPVRLQGEWVSENSVFLDNRPMGGHSGFILVTPLRLKGDDQSILVQRGWVPRDFGDRTRVPAVATPTGLVTVAGRLAPPPSQLFELGEAQPGAIRQNIVLPAFATETGLALMQASVLQTGPPDAALQRDWPRFAAGVAKHQGYAFQWFAMCTTTAALYLWFQFISPRRKRRTDGPEFR, from the coding sequence TTGGCTGGATTGATTCCGCGCAGCTGGGTGATTGCCCTGGCCACGGTCATCACGATGGCGGTGACGGGTTCTCTGGGGACCTGGCAGTTGTCCCGGGCGGCCGAGAAGCAGGCACTCGAAGATCTGATTGAGGCCCGGGCCTCATTGCCTGCGTGGGATGAGCAGACCCTGACCCAGACGCAAGACTTGAATGCCGGCTTGCACCGGCCTGTGCGTCTGCAAGGCGAATGGGTGTCCGAGAACAGCGTGTTTCTGGACAACCGGCCCATGGGCGGACACAGCGGGTTTATTCTGGTGACACCTTTGCGCCTTAAGGGCGACGACCAGTCGATCCTGGTTCAGCGAGGCTGGGTCCCCCGTGATTTCGGCGACCGCACCCGGGTCCCGGCGGTGGCAACGCCGACTGGGCTGGTCACCGTGGCGGGGCGTTTGGCCCCGCCGCCAAGCCAGCTATTTGAGCTGGGCGAGGCCCAGCCGGGCGCGATCCGGCAAAATATCGTGCTCCCGGCATTTGCCACTGAAACGGGCCTCGCTCTGATGCAGGCCTCGGTGTTGCAAACCGGGCCGCCAGATGCCGCGCTGCAACGCGACTGGCCGCGATTTGCGGCCGGCGTGGCCAAGCACCAAGGCTATGCGTTCCAGTGGTTTGCCATGTGCACGACCACCGCAGCGTTGTACCTCTGGTTCCAATTCATTTCTCCCCGCCGAAAGCGTCGCACCGATGGCCCAGAATTCCGATGA
- a CDS encoding COX15/CtaA family protein yields the protein MDASPALYDLSPLLRMMLLGLVIALGPLAWVWLRNRHAPAAQRLRVLTLLTLFLTFDLVLFGAFTRLTDSGLGCPDWPGCYGHMSPVGAKEAIAAAQSAMPTGPVTHSKAWVEMVHRYLATGVGVLILVLALVSWGERKRLSVWHGWPLLTLFWVCLQGAFGALTVTMKLFPAIVTLHLLGGMVLLALLRMQAVGYALAAPGSPGKTGLSPGARTALWSVFALVWLQIALGGWVSTNYAVLACSEFPTCQGSWWPTMDFRQGFSLWRELGVTAQGDAIPFVALTAIHYVHRLSAYVVLAGLGWAVWRLWPVPAMRSTAKALLALALLQLASGMVNVVLDWPLLAAVAHTGGAAALVVVLTGALVSTRTYSEPVGDAAYNLSQAIR from the coding sequence ATGGACGCTTCGCCCGCTCTTTACGACCTGTCACCGCTGCTGCGGATGATGCTGCTCGGCTTGGTGATCGCGCTCGGGCCGCTGGCCTGGGTGTGGTTGCGCAACCGCCATGCGCCTGCGGCACAGCGCTTGCGGGTCCTCACGCTGCTCACCTTGTTTCTGACCTTTGATCTGGTGTTGTTTGGCGCCTTCACGCGGCTCACCGATTCCGGGCTGGGCTGCCCTGACTGGCCCGGTTGCTACGGCCACATGAGCCCGGTGGGCGCCAAAGAGGCCATCGCTGCGGCACAAAGCGCCATGCCCACCGGACCGGTGACCCATTCCAAAGCCTGGGTTGAGATGGTGCACCGCTATCTGGCCACCGGTGTGGGCGTCCTGATTCTGGTGCTGGCCCTGGTCAGCTGGGGCGAGCGCAAACGCCTGAGCGTCTGGCACGGCTGGCCTTTGCTCACGCTGTTCTGGGTCTGCCTGCAGGGCGCTTTTGGTGCACTGACGGTGACCATGAAGTTGTTTCCAGCCATCGTGACCCTGCACCTGTTGGGCGGCATGGTGCTGCTCGCTTTGCTGCGCATGCAGGCCGTGGGCTACGCGCTCGCCGCACCCGGCAGCCCTGGCAAGACAGGCCTGAGCCCGGGCGCGCGCACGGCCTTGTGGTCGGTGTTTGCCTTGGTTTGGCTGCAGATTGCACTGGGCGGCTGGGTGAGCACCAACTATGCGGTGCTGGCATGCAGCGAATTCCCGACCTGCCAGGGCAGCTGGTGGCCCACCATGGATTTTCGCCAGGGCTTCTCGTTGTGGCGAGAACTGGGTGTGACCGCCCAGGGCGATGCCATTCCATTCGTGGCCTTGACCGCCATCCACTATGTCCACCGCTTGAGCGCCTATGTGGTGTTGGCCGGTCTGGGCTGGGCGGTGTGGCGCCTGTGGCCTGTGCCTGCCATGCGCAGCACGGCGAAAGCGCTGTTGGCACTGGCCCTTTTGCAACTCGCCAGTGGTATGGTCAACGTGGTGCTGGATTGGCCCTTGCTGGCCGCCGTGGCCCACACCGGCGGTGCGGCCGCTCTGGTGGTGGTGTTGACGGGCGCTCTGGTTTCTACGCGCACCTATTCTGAACCGGTCGGCGACGCCGCCTACAACCTCTCCCAAGCGATCCGATGA
- the cyoE gene encoding heme o synthase — protein sequence MSSAPSPSPSISPPPVAAMPVWRQFYALTKPRVIQLIVFCALIGMVLAVPGLPSWAQVQLAAVACLGIWLVAGAAAAFNCVVEQQIDAKMRRTAWRPTAKGELSNVQTLSFSAVLCATGSAILYVWVNPLTMWLTFATFVGYAVIYTVILKPLTPQNIVIGGASGAMPPVLGWVAMTGVVAPEALILFLIIFLWTPPHFWALALYRVEDYRKSGLPMLPVTHGSEFTRLQILLYTFVLFAACLMPFVVRMSGYLYLAVAVVLSIGFCLYAFALWRDYSDALARKTFRFSLIHLSLLFAALLVDHYI from the coding sequence ATGAGCAGCGCGCCTTCCCCTTCCCCGTCTATTTCTCCGCCCCCGGTGGCCGCCATGCCAGTCTGGCGCCAGTTTTATGCGCTCACCAAGCCGCGAGTGATCCAGCTGATTGTGTTTTGCGCCTTGATCGGCATGGTGCTGGCGGTGCCTGGATTGCCCAGTTGGGCACAAGTCCAGTTGGCGGCCGTGGCCTGTTTGGGGATCTGGCTGGTGGCGGGTGCCGCCGCAGCCTTCAATTGTGTTGTCGAGCAGCAGATCGATGCCAAGATGCGCCGCACGGCCTGGCGCCCCACCGCCAAGGGTGAGCTGTCCAATGTGCAAACCTTGAGCTTTTCAGCGGTGTTGTGCGCCACGGGCTCGGCCATTTTGTATGTGTGGGTCAACCCACTCACGATGTGGCTCACCTTCGCAACCTTCGTTGGGTATGCGGTGATTTACACGGTGATTCTCAAGCCATTGACGCCGCAGAACATCGTCATCGGCGGGGCTTCAGGTGCGATGCCACCGGTGCTGGGCTGGGTCGCGATGACCGGGGTGGTGGCACCGGAAGCCCTGATCCTCTTCCTCATTATTTTCCTTTGGACGCCGCCCCATTTCTGGGCGCTGGCGCTGTACCGGGTCGAGGACTACCGCAAATCGGGGTTGCCGATGCTGCCGGTGACGCATGGATCTGAATTCACGCGGTTGCAGATATTGCTCTACACGTTTGTGTTGTTTGCCGCTTGCCTGATGCCGTTTGTCGTGCGCATGAGCGGCTACCTGTACCTGGCAGTAGCCGTGGTGCTGAGCATCGGGTTTTGTCTCTATGCGTTTGCCTTGTGGCGCGACTACTCAGATGCGCTGGCCCGCAAGACCTTTCGTTTTTCCCTGATCCACCTGTCGCTGCTGTTTGCGGCTCTGTTGGTTGACCATTACATTTGA
- a CDS encoding SCO family protein: MYFSSLIRAGVLAAAGLLALTACSDKSAETAFHSIDITGADYADGFSLTDHNGQARTLADFKGKAVVIFFGFTQCPDVCPTSMSELAQARQLLGADGDRLQGLFVSIDPERDTPEIMKAYMGSFDPSFLALYAKPDELPDLAKRFKIYYKKVDGSTPGTYTMDHSAGSYIFDPQGRVRLYFRYGGGAQAMADDVKKLLDGK, from the coding sequence ATGTACTTTTCTTCTTTGATTCGCGCGGGTGTGTTGGCCGCCGCGGGCTTGTTGGCTTTGACCGCGTGCTCAGACAAATCGGCTGAAACGGCTTTCCACAGCATCGACATCACGGGCGCTGACTACGCCGATGGTTTCTCGCTGACCGACCACAACGGACAGGCCCGTACGCTGGCGGACTTCAAGGGCAAAGCGGTGGTGATCTTTTTTGGCTTCACGCAGTGCCCTGACGTGTGCCCCACCTCGATGAGCGAGTTGGCCCAGGCCAGGCAGCTCCTGGGTGCCGATGGTGATCGGTTGCAGGGGCTTTTTGTCAGTATCGACCCGGAGCGCGACACGCCTGAGATCATGAAAGCCTACATGGGCAGTTTCGATCCCAGTTTTCTGGCGCTCTACGCCAAACCCGATGAACTGCCGGACCTGGCCAAGCGCTTCAAGATCTACTACAAGAAAGTGGATGGCAGCACACCCGGCACCTACACCATGGACCATTCGGCGGGCAGCTACATCTTTGATCCGCAAGGTCGGGTGCGCCTGTATTTTCGGTACGGCGGCGGCGCACAAGCCATGGCCGACGACGTGAAGAAGCTGCTGGACGGAAAGTGA
- a CDS encoding response regulator transcription factor yields the protein MRLLLVEDDAMIGEAVLDLLRAEQYAVDWVRDGDMADTALLTQAYDLILLDLGLPKRDGLDVLKSLRDRKLRTPVLIATARDSVAQRVQGLDAGADDYILKPYDLDELLARIRALMRRADGRAEPVYEYKGVAINPASREVRVHGEPVVLSGREWAVLEPLLARPGRVLSRSQLEDKLYGWKDGVNSNAVEVYVHGLRKKLGAELIQNVRGVGYMVPPL from the coding sequence ATGCGCTTGTTGCTGGTTGAAGACGACGCCATGATCGGCGAAGCGGTGCTGGACCTCTTGCGGGCCGAGCAGTACGCCGTGGACTGGGTCCGGGACGGCGACATGGCCGACACCGCCTTGCTCACCCAGGCCTACGATCTGATCTTGCTCGATCTGGGCTTGCCGAAGCGCGATGGCCTGGACGTTCTGAAAAGCCTGCGGGACCGCAAACTGCGCACGCCGGTGCTGATCGCGACAGCCCGAGATTCGGTGGCACAGCGCGTCCAGGGGCTGGATGCCGGGGCCGATGACTACATCCTCAAACCCTACGATCTGGATGAGCTGCTGGCGCGCATCCGTGCACTGATGCGGCGTGCCGATGGCCGGGCCGAGCCCGTCTACGAATACAAAGGTGTCGCGATCAACCCCGCTTCCCGCGAAGTGCGGGTGCACGGTGAACCTGTGGTGTTGTCGGGCCGTGAATGGGCTGTGCTGGAACCCTTGCTGGCCCGGCCTGGGCGTGTGCTGTCGCGCAGCCAGCTGGAGGACAAACTCTATGGCTGGAAAGACGGGGTGAACAGCAATGCGGTGGAGGTGTATGTGCACGGCCTGCGCAAGAAGCTGGGCGCTGAACTGATTCAGAACGTGAGAGGCGTGGGCTACATGGTGCCGCCGCTGTGA